The Terriglobales bacterium genome includes a window with the following:
- a CDS encoding OsmC family protein, with the protein MQRKASAQWRGGLKDGKGTVSTGSGALQNKAYSFTTRFENEPGTNPEELIAAAHAGCFSMALSGQLGGAGMTADAIDTTATVTMEKLDAGWTVTKVHLDVTAKIPNADKAKFEQAANNAKAGCPISRLLKAEITMDAKLG; encoded by the coding sequence ATGCAGAGGAAAGCAAGCGCGCAGTGGCGCGGCGGATTGAAGGACGGCAAAGGCACGGTCTCGACCGGCAGCGGCGCGCTGCAGAACAAGGCGTACTCGTTCACCACGCGGTTCGAGAACGAGCCGGGCACGAACCCCGAAGAGCTGATCGCGGCGGCGCACGCGGGCTGCTTCTCGATGGCGCTTTCGGGACAGCTGGGCGGCGCCGGCATGACGGCCGACGCAATCGACACCACCGCCACCGTCACGATGGAGAAGCTCGACGCGGGTTGGACCGTGACGAAGGTCCACCTCGACGTGACGGCGAAGATCCCCAACGCGGACAAGGCGAAGTTCGAGCAGGCGGCCAACAACGCCAAGGCGGGCTGCCCGATCTCGCGGCTGCTCAAGGCGGAGATCACGATGGACGCGAAACTTGGCTGA